TGGCCAGCTCTTTATTAGCGCCATTAAAATGTTAATTGTACCGCTTATATTTTGCTCATTAATTGTTGGCGTTACCTCAATGAAAGACACCACCAAAATGGGCCGTATTGGTGTTAAGTCAATCGTATTTTATTTAGCCACCACCGCAGTAGCTATTTCCATTGGTTTAGGCCTTGGACTGTTGTTTGAACCTGGTGCAGGCTTAAATATGGTTGCAACCACAGTGGCGGATGCAAAACCTAGCCCTACTCTAGTAGACACCATTGTAGGTTTAGTACCCAAAAACCCTGTAGGCTCACTAGCCTCAGGTAATATTTTACAAATTATTGTGTTTGCGTTGAGCTTAGGCATTGCTTTAAACCTAATTGGTGAAAAAGGCGAACCCGCTAGCAAAATGTTTGAAAGCCTAGCCGATGCAATGTACAAATTAACTGAGCTTGTAATGAAGCTTGCACCATACGGTGTATTTGCATTAATGGCGTGGGTGTCAGGCAAGTACGGACTGGATGTATTACTACCACTTATAAAGGTAATTGGCTTAGTGTACCTAGGCTGTATTATTCACGTTTTAGTGCTGGGTGGCGGCTTTGTAGGCCTACTAGGCAAGCTTAACCCACAACGTTTTTATAAAGGTATTATTGAAGCGCAAATTATTGCTTTTACCACCACAAGTAGCTCTGGCACCTTACCTGCCAGCATAAAATGCGCGACCCAAAACTTAGGGGTATCGCGTACGGTATCAAGCTTTGTACTGCCAGTAGGTGCCACTATTAACATGGATGGCACTGCTTTATACCAAGGCGTATTAGCGCTGTTTATTGCCCAAGCCTTTGGTATTGACCTCACCACAACAGATTACTTAACCATTATTGCTACAGCTACTTTAGCCTCTGTAGGCACCGCAGGTGTACCTGGAGCTGGCCTTATTATGCTTTCGCTAGTACTGACCACCGTTGGCTTACCACTAGAAGGCATTGCAATAGTTGCCGGTATTGACCGAATTCTAGATATGGCGCGCACTACCATAAATGTAACTGGCGATTTAATGGTTACTTTATTAATTGGCAAAAGCGAAGGCGAGCTTGACGAAACCCTTTACAACCAAAACAACACAGCGGCTCAACCCGCTAAGCAATAGCCTGCGTTTTAGTAATTTGATAGAGAACAAACCATGACTAGTAAACTGATATATTTACCCGTTGCATTAGGTGTTATTGCCTTAGCTAAACCTGCCCACGCAGATATTACAATTGAAGGTTTAAATGGCCTTGAAGCCGTTAAGCTATTTGGCGATATGCGTATGCGTTTTGAGCGCACCGAAGGCGATACAATTGACTCAACAAGCCGCGCTCGTTTGCGTGCTCGTTTTGGCATTAAATACGCGGCGACCGAAAACTGGTCAGCACAAATGCGCTTTAGAACAACCTCAAGCCAGCACGATTCAACCCACCAAACCTTTGGCATCACCGATACCAGCGATAACGATGACTTTGGGTTAGATCGCGCCTTTATGAAATACACAGGGCTTAGTAACACCCAAGTATATATTGGTAAAGCGGCCCCCGTTTATATGCATTCATCAGAGCTGCTTTTTCGTGACGATATAGCGCTCGAAGGTGTACAAGCAAATTGGAGTAACAACGCGTTTAGTGTTAATGCAGGGCACATCATCCTTGAAGAAAATGTTGATAATGGCGAAGGCAAACGCGATGCCAGCTGGCAACAGCTGCAAGGTGTATACGCTACTGAATTTAATAACGTAAAAGTCAAAGCAGGTATTGGCGGCATTTTTGTAAGTGCCTCCGATACGGCGTACGCCAGTGCTGAGTCAGGGCTTGATGATGACCAAGCGGGTAACGTAATGACCTACAACCTTGATGTACGCTATGGTCCAGTGCGCTTTGCAGCCGATTACTACACCAGTGAAGCCGACACTGAAAACACCGCCTATACCGTACATGCACGCTATCAAATTAATAAAGAGTTTGGCCTGCGTTTTTACGTGCTGCGTACCGAAGCTTATGCACTACCTATGAACGGCGCGTTTACGCAAACTAATACACCGGGTTCATACACCAATATTAAAGGTACGCGTGTACAACTAGATTATAAAATTGCAGATAACTTAAATGCCGATTTAAGGTGGTACAGCGTGGATAATATTAATAATGATATACCCACTAACAACAATGGCCGCGATCGCATTCAAGTAAATCTAAACATGAAGTTTTAAGCGCACTCCCCCAACCAAATAAAAGCGATTTAATAGCTGTTATTAAATCGCTTTTATTTTTAGCAGTAAAAAGACATAACCTACCTAGTTAGTATCAAAACTCATGGATAACTTATTTTTAGTTACCTTATAATGCAAATAAATAAGACCTAAAATCATGCCAAATTCGTTAGTACCTAATTTATATAAAATTAAAATACAGACTATAGTCCCCTTCCGCCAACTAAAAATAACCATTTTGCAGCTGTAAAAGGAATATAAACGCCATTTTATTTGTATTGCTTACACAATTAACTAACGGACTAACTCAAACTAAAAATGCAGAGGTTTACACACTTGTTCAATAAACAAAACGCTTGGTTTTATGTACTAAAAATAGCGCTACTATGCCTAATGGCGATCAATAGCCTAAACAGCTTAGCGCAGGCTAATTTAACTGAGCCTAAACAAATAATAGTGGGCGGCGATTTTAACTATCCACCCTATGAGTTTATTAACGAAGATGGCGAGCTTACAGGCTATAACGTAGAGCTTAGCCAAGAAATAGCGGCGGTAATGGGGCTTAATATAAAAATAAAGCTGATGCCTTGGGCCGAAATAAGAGCCGAGTTTGACCGCGGAAATGTAGATATTTTACAAGGTATGGCCGCCACACCCGAGCGCACCGACCTATATAAATTTAGCCCGCATACGTTTGTAAACCACTCTATTTTTGCGCGTGACAATAGCCCTAAAATTACCAACTACACAGAGCTTGAGGGTTTTCGTGTGATTGTTCAAAATAACGGCTCAGCCTTTGATATGTTAAAAGACTCTGGCTTAAAAATAACACTCATACCCGTTGAAACGCACGCCGATGCTCTGCGCCTGCTCGCCTCTGGGCGCTATGACTTTGCTGTAGTTTCAAACTTACCTGGCTTGTATTTAAGTAAAAAACTAGGGCTATCAAACATTACTGCTATTTCTAGCCTAGAAAGAAACAGGCTTTATGGTTATGCCACTAAAACCGCAGATGAAGCACTGTTATCGCAATTTACTCAAGGTTTAGCTATTTTAAAAAACACTGGTCGCCAGCAAGAAATTTACGACAAATGGTTTGGCCCGTTAAACGTATCGCCATGGTCAAAAGCTGGGGTAATCGCGGGTATATGTGTAGTGGTGCTGCTACTAATTAGTACCGTAGTGATAATATGGAACAAAGCCCTGCGTAAAAAAGTAGAAAGCCGCACCAAAGCGCTACAAGCGCAGCAGTTACAGCTACTTCATGCTGATAAAATGGCCTCTTTGGGGGTGTTGGTTTCGGGAGTGGCCCACGAAATTAATAACCCATGTAGCATTTTAACTTTGAATTTTCCGTTTATAAAAGAAGCCTTTGAAGATGCAACAGACATACTCGATGAGCACCAAGCACGCCATGGCGACTTTCTTATTGCGGGTGTAAGCTACCAACGCTTCAAACAAATGTTGCCAGAAATTTTAGACGATATGCACATCGCCAGTAACAAAGTAAAAGGCATAGTAGAAGATTTAAAAAACTTTGCGGTAAAAGGTGAAACATCGCACGAAAAAACAGAGCAATTAGATTTAAACTTACTAACAAACCGCTCTATTCGCTTAGTCACAAACCAAATTAAAAACGCTACAGACCACTTAGAGGTTAACTTAGCCAATTCGCTACCTTTGTTTAAAGGCAGCGGCAGCCGCATCGAGCAGGTAATCGTTAATCTAATTTTAAATGCTTGCCAAGCGCTTGAAGACAAATCGCAAAAAATCATTATCACCAGCTATTTCCATACTAAACACAATCAGGTTGTGCTGAGCATTGAAGATCAAGGCGTAGGCATTGATCAACAGCACTTAATTAAGCTTACCGACCCGTTTTATACCACCAAACGGCAATCGGGTGGCACCGGTTTAGGGCTTTCTGTATCAGCAGGGATCGTGGCAGATCACCAAGGCCAACTCACCTTCAAATCAACACTCGGTAAAGGCACAAAAGTAAAGCTTTCACTACCCTTATTACAACACGAGAGTGAACTATGAATACTAATTTATACCCTAGTTTTGAGGTCCTCATTTGTGATGACGACAACAGCTTTTTACGAAGCATATCGTTTGCAATAGAGCGCTACTGCGGCATTAACAACATTGTACAATGTAACGATAGCCGCGATGTAATAGCTAAACTAAACCAAGGAAATATTCGTGTTGTATTGCTTGATTTAAACATGCCACATATCAGTGGTGATGAACTTATTGCGCAAATTACCGAGCTTTTTCCGCACATTTCGGTGGTGATCATCAGCGGCATTAACCAAGTTGAAGCCGCTGTAAAATGTATAAAATTAGGTGCTTATGGTTATCATGTAAAAACAGAAGATCCCGAACGCCTAAGTAACAGCATAATGCAGGTGGTGCGTTTTCAAGAGCTAAACTTAGAAAACCAAGCCATGCGCGGCTACCTACTAGAAAATCAAACAAGCCTGCATTCTGCGTTTTCTAAAATTATTAGTGTGGATCATCAAATGCATTCGGTGTTTAATTACATCGAATCTATATCAAACAGCCAGCAACCTATTTTAATTACCGGGGAAAGTGGCGTAGGCAAAGAACTTATAGCCAGAGCCATTCACGAAACCAGCGGTTGCAGTGGTGAGCTTGTGTGTGTAAACGTAGCCGGCCTTGATGATAACTTATTTTCGGATACCTTGTTTGGCCATAAAAAAGGCGCGTTTACGGGCGCAGAGCAAGCCCGTAAAGGTATGATAGAGCGTGCATCAGGCGGAATATTATTTCTTGATGAAATTGGCGATTTAAACCTCGCCTCACAAGTAAAGTTATTAAGGCTTTTGCAAGAAGGCGAGTATTACCCAGTAGGCAGCGACACCCCAAAACGCATCAATGCGCGCATTATTGCAGCCACTCACCAAAACTTACTCACTAAAAAAGAAAATGGCGAATTTAGAAATGACTTATACTACCGTTTAAAAATTCATCATGTGAATATTCCACCACTTAGGGAGCGCAAACAAGACATCCCTTTACTGCTAGAGCACTTTTTAACGCTTGCCGCACAAGAATTTAATAAACCGATGGCAAGTATTCCAAAAGAGCTATTAATTTTACTCGAAAACTATACATTCCCTGGCAATATCAGAGAGCTGCGCGCCATGGCCTTTGATGCAATGAGCACCCACCAAAGCGGCGCACTATCTATGAAAGCGTTTGAAAGCGTACGCAGCGCCGTGCCCACAATAGATATGCATGCCCAGCTTTCAAAACCACTGTTTGAGTCGTCATCCACTTTGCCTACACTAAAACAAGCGGCAGAGTTATTAGTCGCCGAGGCAATGAAGCGTGCCAATTCAAATCAATCATTAGCTGCACAGTTACTTGGTATATCGCAACCAGCATTAAGTAAGCGACTTAAAAAAGGCCAGCTAGAACCTTAAAAACAACAAAGATTTAATCAAATTTTAGGCACAAAAAAGCCCGCAGCATTAACTGCGGGCTTTTTTGTTGAATGAGTGAGTTAGCCATGTAAGTCAACAGGGAAAATAATATAAAAAACTAAAAATCAATATGTTATAGTTTTTAGTAAGGGAAAATATACAGACTTTGGCACAGTATTTATGCACGTTTATAGATTAAACTTAGGTGTGTGCTCCATAGAAAGCTTTGATTTACCATTACTAACTAACGTTAATATGTATTAACGTTAGTTGGTTACGGTGACTTATAATACTTGTGATAATTAACTTATACTATTCTAAGTTTTCTTTTTAAAAAGGTTGGTAATACCTGCACCACCACCAACAGCAAGGGTTGAAGCTAAAATAATTTTAACTAAATCAAATTGTTTCAATAGCATTGCGGTCATCACTAAAACAAAAACCAGTAATACAACACCAAATAAAACAAAGACTGATCTTCTATGTTGTTTATCACTTAACTCTGCATCCAACTGCTCTTGTTCGGCTTTATTATCGATGTATTTTTCTGCGGCCGTAAAACCCTTTTCAGCAATCATTTCTACTGTTTGAGCTATCTGTTCAATATGTTTCATTCTCACATTCAGCTGCTCAATATTTGCAGGTAAATCTTTCTCTATTTTTATCTGGCTATCGTCTTTCACCGTACATCCTTTTACTAAAAATGGAACCAGCCGCGACGAGTTTATGTACTCGACTGACCGGTGTTGTTAAAGCTTTCTTATATCTTTGAGCGAGGGGAGTCAAATCAAATGATGAATACCTCTATTTTGTTTTGACTAGTTATGTAGAGTAGAAAAATCCCTTAAAATACACAAACTTATCATTTCCATTGCCGTATTCAAAATCTTCTTCTCACGCTCATTAAGAACAAGTTCAGCTAATATACAACAACTAAGTTTCTTAAATAAATTTGATAAGCTCATTTGCACATAGCTTTGGGATATTTAAAGAAGATATATCTACTTTTTTTATCTGGTTAATATAGTTTTCAGGCTCATCATGCTCATTAAATTTGAAAACACGATCTAAGTGCAAAGCTGTAAAACGTGATAAACCTACAGACATAAGATTCAAAATGCTTTTTTTACATGAACCAAATTCTAAATATATATGGTAAGCCTCAATTTCTTCATTTGTCGATAACTTTCTTTCTTCAGCTACATACCTAATAATTTCAATGTAAGCAGAAAAGTACTTTACCATCTTAAACCTGACATCAGTTTCTAATGACTTTAAACAATTACGAATCTCTGTCGAGGGGTTTACATCTCTCTTCCCTTTTTTCTCTTCTAAATAAGTAATTCGCCCACTTAATATTTGACCAATAGGCTTACCCCAAACCCATTGATATGAAAGAAAGCTAAGCCAAGGTACATAACTCTCATGAATATCCCAGTCAAAGCAATGCATTAACACTTTTATAATCTCTTCAACTCTAGCTTTCGCGCCTTGTGTATAAGGATAAATTGGGTAGAAATTTTCTAAAATATTTTGTGAAGATAGGTATAAATAAAGCCTTTCGAGATAATCAGGTCGAATACTTTGATGATTTTTGACTATTTCAGGTGGAAGCGTAACTTGAATAGACTCAATTAAGTGTTTAGTTAAATCTATTGAATCTGAATTATTCTCTGATCGGTATTGTTCAAGAAATAAAGAATCTTTGGCATCTAAATAATCATTATAAAGCTTCCCTACGGCAATATTCGCTTCGTCAGAACTTTTATCATCGAGATGATCAGTATAATTACCCGATAGTACCCTTTGAATCTCAGTTCCACCATCAATCATCAAGTTATTTATCGCTGATGAAATAGTTTGTAACTTATCACCTTTGTAACATTCACTATCCCAATCTTGAGGACGGATACACCAAACATTTCCATGAAATTCATGTAATAACCTACCAGATCGTCCTGCTAAATTTAAAAAATCAGAACGAGACATAGGATTTTCCCCTGACTTCGGGTTTTCTATCACAATATGTTTAGCTGGTAAATTAACACCTTGAAGAAGCGTACTAGTACAAAAAATAGTGGTGATACTTCCTTGCTTATATAATTCCTCTACACCACTTCTTAAAAGTGATGGCATATTTCCGTAATGAAAAGCTATCCCTTTCTTTAAACAATAAAGTAAAGAATACTCAGGATGTATTTCACTAGAAACAAAATTAACAAACACTTCTAACTCAGGTGAGATATCAATTTTTGGTGCTATTTTAGACGCCGCAATAGCTCTATTTTCTGCGCTTATAGGAGTGTTTGAAAACGAAATAACAGCACTATCTCCGCCAGATAGTGACAGAGCAAAATTAGCAATCTGATCCGCAATACTTTTCCTTAATACAAAAGGGATATCAAACTCTCCAATCTGAATATTTTCTCGCTCACCGACAAGCGTTACAGATAAGCGCTTTGTTTTTTTTGGAACTTGATTAACTAGAAGTATATTTTGAGCAACGGGTGAAACTACCTCAGTAAAAAACTTCCCATTATCTGTACGATTAAATAGAGATAAAAAGTACTCTGGATTATTTATTAGCGGACTAGCGAAAAGTAACTTCACATTTTTAAATTTATTTAGTGCAAGGTCTACAGCAGCCTGTAATATAATCCCGCGCTTACCTTTTTGAATTTCATGGGCCTCATCTATGATAAGAGTATCAATATGTGGCAATATATCTTTAGAGCTCAAGAAACTAAATAATCTCTCTTGAGTAAAAATATAAACAACATTAGATTTTACTTTTTCACGATTAATAGGAAAAGGAGCAGTACGAATTATAGCTTTATCTGAACCAATATTTTTTATTGCGCTTCGAACCCTTCCTGAAACCTCTGAAATTAGTGCTCGAGTAGGAACTACATAAACAATGCTCTCCCCATTACCGTCCCTAATTTGCTCTGACAATGACAAGTTCAAAACAAAAGACTTACCAGCTGATGTTGGAGCTGAAATACTTAGGTTTCGCTCCACTTTTAAAGAGTTAAACAGCTGTAACTGAAAGTCTGTTAACTGGATTTCTTGGTCATCACAATAAATTGTATTTTCACTTTCCCTTGCTATTATTTCTAAGCGAAGTGGCGCTGATATACTGTTACCCAAACCATGCCTTTCTTCGAGCAACTTTTTACCAGGGAAGTTACCAATTCTAGACAAAATTACTTCTGCAGCAGATTTAACCAACGTGTTTTCACTATTATGCTCTAACAAACGCGTTATAATCTCATAAGACTTATTAATGTCTTCACCTACCCCAAGGGATAAAATTGAAGAGTAACTTACTAGTGCAGATACTTGCTTGTCGGTTATTTCTACAGAATCTGTTTGTACAAAACTCTTGGGTAATTGTTTTATAACACTTGCCTTGGTTAACTCCCTTAACAACCGAGGCATATCCTTTTTGCTATTCATAAGATCCCTATTAGTCCAAGGCTTTATTAAAGGCATTCCTAAATTCATCTACTGAAGGAAAAGGTAAAAAAAACACTTCGAATGAAAGCTGTTTACACTTCATATTATCAACTTTAGAAAATAATGATTTTGTCAATCGTTCAGAATCACTTAAAAATTTGCTTATAAAATCTGCTGTCATTTCCTTTGGCGTTGACCCATCTAAAGAAGTAAAGTCTTTAAAGTTATAACCAATAAGGCATGCATGGTTAAGCCTCACATTCGGACCAGCCTCTCCACTTATGATCAAAGATGAAATGGATTTTTTAGTTTCATCATTTGAGTACTTAAAATGCTTTGTAACCATCGTAAATTCATGCTCTAGCATATCGACGCTGTGAAAGTCATCGATGCTTTTCAAAGCTGCTGTGATGGCAGAGATAGGGTCTATATAGAGCTTTGCTTCTCCGAAGAAAAAGTCGACCATATCGTCTTGTTCACTATATCTTGCATGTATCCCATCGGATCCTTTCACCTCATCTCGATGATTTGTTTTTAATTCCATTTTTGACACAATTTGAGGGGCACCTAATACAGCTTCAACAAGGAAAAAAAGTAGTAATTCGCCAGCCTCTCCCGTTCTATCAGGATTGTTCTCTCCAATTTCAGGGTGCCTAAAGAGTTTTCGTGCTTCTTTAGTTAATCTAGTTGAATCTCTGGCTGTTAAAACGTCAGGGCGGTTCGCAGAAGATATGCAATAGTCAATAATGTATTCGTATAACAGATTGGCTAGAGCCTTAACCATTGGTTCGCCATTCCCATTTAATTTTAGGTAATGAAGTCTAACTTTGGTATTGAGTTCATTAATATCATATTCGTGCTCAATAGAACCTATACATGAATCAAAGGTCTTTTTATCAACTGATGCGTAATGATTAATTTTCATATTTTTTATACCAATCAATGAATTTACCAGAAATTGTTTTAGTAAGACTTGATCGATATTGAAGTTTATCGGGTTTAGATATCCAGCTAGAAGGAAAGTTATCGACCTTATAATCAAAGCCTTCAATGAACTTTTCACATTTGTAAGTGAAATCTTTATCTCTAAATTTATACTCACTAGATTCTAATAGGCTTCTAGCCGCATCAGTAAAACATTGAAAGTTAGTTTTTTCTTTAGCCGTTATAGCTGATTTATAGCTCCAATCAGCATCTGTTGAATCATCAAAGTGAATTGCGTGAAAGCATTTAGTATTAAACTGTCCAGTATTCTTTATACAAAACATGTTTATGTTATCTTCAGAGCCCGACTTCCATGTAAATTCGTGATGGCGGAGGTAAAGTGCAAGTACATTAGCAAATTCAGGGTGAGACCTAGAAATAACTGTTTCGGTGTTCAGTATTTTTTTAAAGTACTCAATTGCTTGAGATTGAGTTTGAAAACTAATTCCACTTTGAAGTTGAATAGGCTTTGCCATAAAAGTCCTTGTAATAATCGGAAACAACCCAATTTTGATATTAACATTTTAAAAACAAAAGTCATCGAAAACTAATTTGGGTCACTCAGGCAGACTACTCAAGTAAAAATTATACAATGTCTATTTGGTAATGTGATAAGAATTAACTACTTCGTTAAGTCGATATATACTAGCACCACCATGCGTGTATTTATAAGTTATACCACCTTTAGAAAGTTCATGCCCAACAACCTGTTGTATCAATGAAAGAACAAACGAATGATTATTACGTATATTACTTATGAAAGTATGTCTGAAGCTGTGATAACTGCGTAGTTCATCTAATTCATTCACACTCGGTATTTCCAGCTCCACAACTAAACGACCAAACCAACTAGTGATACTCTCAGCTGAAGTTATTTCATAGAGAATACGCTCTTGCGCCCGCTCTACATACTCTAAAAAACCAAGTTTGATTAAGCGTTTATGGATAGGAATTTTACGTTTAGCGTTATTCGCTTTGAGGCATTGTGATTCGTATTCATCAGTAACCAATATATAGTTAATATCATCTTCAATACGAATATTAGGCTTTCTCAACTGATAAATTTCTGTACTCCTTGAGCCTGTATACTTGGCTAATAATAGTGACCACTTTTGCCACGCATGTTTTGTTTTCATTGCGAAGGCTTCAAACTTTTTAGGTTCTTCACTATTAAAAGCACCACGTATACGCTGCTCAAAGTCTCATTTTATAGTACATGGTGAAGCTGAAATACTAATGAGTGCAGCTAACAAATAGAAGAAAATTAGTAACTTATCTTAATTTTAGGCACAAAAAAGCCCGCAGCATTAACTGCGGGCTTTTTTGTTGAATGAGTGAGTTAGCCATGTAAGCCGGGTTCTGTCCTTTCCGAAGAAAGTGATAATCATTCGTCTAGGCCATAAATCGCTCTATGGCTCAAGCAACCTACCCGGTTCTCACGTGGGCCACGCGTTCATTATTTAAAATGATAGAACCCTATTTGGTCTTGCTCCGAGTGGAGTTTACCTTGCAACCGACTATTACTAGCGGCCCGGTGCGCTCTTACCGCACCCTTTCACCCTTACCAACCCGAAAGTTGGCGGTCTCCTCTCTGCTGCACTTGTCGTGGACTCACGCCCCCCAGCCGTTAGCTGGCACTCTGCCCTGTGGAGCCCGGACTTTCCTCCCCCTGATCATTTTCGTCACAGGCAGCGATTATCTTGGCTAACTCGGCGCGCAGTATACATGAGCTGTGCCTTGTACGCAGTAAAGATTTACGCTTTTTCGTCAATAATTGTTTTATACAGGGCGTTTTTCTTCATTCCAAAGTATTCTGCAACAATTCCACAGGCTTTTTTCATCGGCATTTCGCTTTCAAGTAACGCCAGCATTTTACGCGCCTCGGGTGGAATATCGTCCACAAGTTTTGGTTTACCTGGCAACATTAAAACAATTTCGCCACGTTGCTTCGTTGGATCATCAGTTAAAAACTGCTTGAGCTCACTCACTGTGCCATTAAAAAAGGTTTCAAAGGTTTTGGTTAGCTCTTTTGCAAATACCACTTGCTGCTCATTTCCAAGTGCCGCTTCTAAATCATCTAGGCTTGCCATAATACGGTGCGTACTTTCGTACATAATGCTGGTAATGCCTGAATTAACAGCCTCAATAAAAAAGTCTTGCCTTGCTTTACTTTTAGCCGGTGTAAAGCCAATAAACTGAAAACGATCTGTTGGCAGGCCCGAGCAACATACCGCAGTAATTGCAGCACACGCACCAGGCACTGGCGTTACATGCGCGCCTTGCTCGCGACATAAATTAACCACCGCGTAACCTGGGTCGCTTATTAGCGGTGTGCCAGCATCTGATACCAACGCGATATTTTTGCCTTCGTTTAGCCAATCAATAATCTGCTGCGCTTTTTGCTTTTCGTTATGGTCATGTAATGCAAAGGTTTTAGCCTTTATACCAAAGTGGCTTAGTAGCTTGCCAGTGTGGCGCGTGTCTTCAGCAGCGATTAAGTCAACCTGCGATAATGTCGCGATGGCACGCTGACTTAAGTCGTCATAATTGCCAATTGGGGTGGCAACAATGTAAAGAGTGCCAATTTTCTGTGAATTCTCCTCATTTAACATTGAGGTCTCCTGCGTCAGTCAGTAATATAAGCAAATCGCGTTAACGTATTGGGAAATCATTGTGCGACTTAAACTTGTTAGT
The genomic region above belongs to Pseudoalteromonas sp. MM1 and contains:
- a CDS encoding sigma-54 dependent transcriptional regulator, encoding MNTNLYPSFEVLICDDDNSFLRSISFAIERYCGINNIVQCNDSRDVIAKLNQGNIRVVLLDLNMPHISGDELIAQITELFPHISVVIISGINQVEAAVKCIKLGAYGYHVKTEDPERLSNSIMQVVRFQELNLENQAMRGYLLENQTSLHSAFSKIISVDHQMHSVFNYIESISNSQQPILITGESGVGKELIARAIHETSGCSGELVCVNVAGLDDNLFSDTLFGHKKGAFTGAEQARKGMIERASGGILFLDEIGDLNLASQVKLLRLLQEGEYYPVGSDTPKRINARIIAATHQNLLTKKENGEFRNDLYYRLKIHHVNIPPLRERKQDIPLLLEHFLTLAAQEFNKPMASIPKELLILLENYTFPGNIRELRAMAFDAMSTHQSGALSMKAFESVRSAVPTIDMHAQLSKPLFESSSTLPTLKQAAELLVAEAMKRANSNQSLAAQLLGISQPALSKRLKKGQLEP
- a CDS encoding transporter substrate-binding domain-containing protein encodes the protein MFNKQNAWFYVLKIALLCLMAINSLNSLAQANLTEPKQIIVGGDFNYPPYEFINEDGELTGYNVELSQEIAAVMGLNIKIKLMPWAEIRAEFDRGNVDILQGMAATPERTDLYKFSPHTFVNHSIFARDNSPKITNYTELEGFRVIVQNNGSAFDMLKDSGLKITLIPVETHADALRLLASGRYDFAVVSNLPGLYLSKKLGLSNITAISSLERNRLYGYATKTADEALLSQFTQGLAILKNTGRQQEIYDKWFGPLNVSPWSKAGVIAGICVVVLLLISTVVIIWNKALRKKVESRTKALQAQQLQLLHADKMASLGVLVSGVAHEINNPCSILTLNFPFIKEAFEDATDILDEHQARHGDFLIAGVSYQRFKQMLPEILDDMHIASNKVKGIVEDLKNFAVKGETSHEKTEQLDLNLLTNRSIRLVTNQIKNATDHLEVNLANSLPLFKGSGSRIEQVIVNLILNACQALEDKSQKIIITSYFHTKHNQVVLSIEDQGVGIDQQHLIKLTDPFYTTKRQSGGTGLGLSVSAGIVADHQGQLTFKSTLGKGTKVKLSLPLLQHESEL
- a CDS encoding putative porin, with product MTSKLIYLPVALGVIALAKPAHADITIEGLNGLEAVKLFGDMRMRFERTEGDTIDSTSRARLRARFGIKYAATENWSAQMRFRTTSSQHDSTHQTFGITDTSDNDDFGLDRAFMKYTGLSNTQVYIGKAAPVYMHSSELLFRDDIALEGVQANWSNNAFSVNAGHIILEENVDNGEGKRDASWQQLQGVYATEFNNVKVKAGIGGIFVSASDTAYASAESGLDDDQAGNVMTYNLDVRYGPVRFAADYYTSEADTENTAYTVHARYQINKEFGLRFYVLRTEAYALPMNGAFTQTNTPGSYTNIKGTRVQLDYKIADNLNADLRWYSVDNINNDIPTNNNGRDRIQVNLNMKF
- a CDS encoding dicarboxylate/amino acid:cation symporter produces the protein MTSTTSINNNEPKKMALWLKILIGMIAGIFAGMLLGNNAEYIKPLGQLFISAIKMLIVPLIFCSLIVGVTSMKDTTKMGRIGVKSIVFYLATTAVAISIGLGLGLLFEPGAGLNMVATTVADAKPSPTLVDTIVGLVPKNPVGSLASGNILQIIVFALSLGIALNLIGEKGEPASKMFESLADAMYKLTELVMKLAPYGVFALMAWVSGKYGLDVLLPLIKVIGLVYLGCIIHVLVLGGGFVGLLGKLNPQRFYKGIIEAQIIAFTTTSSSGTLPASIKCATQNLGVSRTVSSFVLPVGATINMDGTALYQGVLALFIAQAFGIDLTTTDYLTIIATATLASVGTAGVPGAGLIMLSLVLTTVGLPLEGIAIVAGIDRILDMARTTINVTGDLMVTLLIGKSEGELDETLYNQNNTAAQPAKQ
- a CDS encoding DEAD/DEAH box helicase codes for the protein MNSKKDMPRLLRELTKASVIKQLPKSFVQTDSVEITDKQVSALVSYSSILSLGVGEDINKSYEIITRLLEHNSENTLVKSAAEVILSRIGNFPGKKLLEERHGLGNSISAPLRLEIIARESENTIYCDDQEIQLTDFQLQLFNSLKVERNLSISAPTSAGKSFVLNLSLSEQIRDGNGESIVYVVPTRALISEVSGRVRSAIKNIGSDKAIIRTAPFPINREKVKSNVVYIFTQERLFSFLSSKDILPHIDTLIIDEAHEIQKGKRGIILQAAVDLALNKFKNVKLLFASPLINNPEYFLSLFNRTDNGKFFTEVVSPVAQNILLVNQVPKKTKRLSVTLVGERENIQIGEFDIPFVLRKSIADQIANFALSLSGGDSAVISFSNTPISAENRAIAASKIAPKIDISPELEVFVNFVSSEIHPEYSLLYCLKKGIAFHYGNMPSLLRSGVEELYKQGSITTIFCTSTLLQGVNLPAKHIVIENPKSGENPMSRSDFLNLAGRSGRLLHEFHGNVWCIRPQDWDSECYKGDKLQTISSAINNLMIDGGTEIQRVLSGNYTDHLDDKSSDEANIAVGKLYNDYLDAKDSLFLEQYRSENNSDSIDLTKHLIESIQVTLPPEIVKNHQSIRPDYLERLYLYLSSQNILENFYPIYPYTQGAKARVEEIIKVLMHCFDWDIHESYVPWLSFLSYQWVWGKPIGQILSGRITYLEEKKGKRDVNPSTEIRNCLKSLETDVRFKMVKYFSAYIEIIRYVAEERKLSTNEEIEAYHIYLEFGSCKKSILNLMSVGLSRFTALHLDRVFKFNEHDEPENYINQIKKVDISSLNIPKLCANELIKFI